The segment GCCAATTTCCGCATTTAGGAGGACCTGTCTGGAGGACATAGGCGGATTTGTTGAAGACGCCGTGGAAGACTATACCACAACCCGGGAACTCAAGAGGAGAGGGAAGGTAGTCTATGCGCCCCGCGCTAGAGTCTGGACACGAATGCCCGGTGGTGTGGAGTTGCTCTGGAGGCAGAGGAAGAGATGGTTTTTGGGCGATTTGAACCACGTGGGAGGAGGTCTCACAAAGGAATGGGCATTTCTGCTTGCCGGTGATGTTGTGGCATTTTTTGATGTTGCCCTGCCGTTTCTGTTGGTTCTCTGGGGGCACCGGCTCCTCTTCGCGTTCTGGTACACTTTTGAGGT is part of the Thermococcus sp. genome and harbors:
- a CDS encoding glycosyltransferase family 2 protein — translated: PISAFRRTCLEDIGGFVEDAVEDYTTTRELKRRGKVVYAPRARVWTRMPGGVELLWRQRKRWFLGDLNHVGGGLTKEWAFLLAGDVVAFFDVALPFLLVLWGHRLLFAFWYTFEVVTMLIPTVVEGGSLTGALLFPLILWFWALFYLTLHLYGYGRLLLNTFNLRNIFK